One genomic segment of Equus przewalskii isolate Varuska chromosome 13, EquPr2, whole genome shotgun sequence includes these proteins:
- the FAM193B gene encoding protein FAM193B isoform X6 — translation MTRRRSRPSGGAGRRERARVAGPQKPQAPEPPPPPSLEAGAGAGLPEALAEPERDGPREEDEPKLAAGPQVPPTSSQSVQTCCLLCHRERKGWEEGPSQNGLVLQGEKLPPDFMPKLVKNLLGEMPLWVCQSCRKSMEEDERQTGREHAVAISLSHTSCKSQSCGGDSHSSSSSSSSSSSSSSSCHGNSGDWDPSSFLSAHKLSGLWNSPHSSGAVPGSSLGSPPTIPGEVFSISEHHRHSDLTAPPNSPTGHHPQPVSLIPSHPGSFGSPPHPHLLPPSPAAPFPAQASECPVAAAAAPNTPGACQSPHLPSTSMSLLKMPPPFSGCSHPCSGHCSGHCGSPLLPPPSSQQLPSTHRDPGCKGHKFTHSGLACQLPQPCEADEGLGEEEDSSSERSSCTSSSIHQRDGKFCDCCYCEFFGHNAPPAAPTSRNYTEIREKLRSRLTRRKEELPVKGGTLGGIPGEPAVDHRDVEELLEFINSTEPKVPNSARAAKRARHKLKKKEKEKAQLAAEALKQVDRSVSGSQEPRPARERLLEWPDRELDRVNSFLSSRLQEIKNTVKDSIRASFSVCELSMDSNGFSKEGAAQPEPPKLPSSNLNGSSEQRPDINLDLSPLTLGSPQNHTLQAPGEPAPPWAEMRVPHPPWTEVRGPPPGIIPENGLVRRLNTVPNLSRVIWVKTPKPGNPSSEEPSPKEVPSFKQELPEPVASGGKPRKGKRQGSQAKKSEASPAPQSPASLEAPSAKGQTPSPKQPGKAPEPPKVSSCAEAGEGSQGSWPGPGWAGSPKADKEKGSSWRNWPGEAKARPLEQESVQPPGPARPQSLPQGKGRSRRSRNKQEKSASSLDDVFLPKDMDGVEMDETDREVEYFKRFCLDSAKQTRQKVAVNWTNFSLKKTTPSTAQ, via the exons gttccccccacctccagccagtCTGTGCAGACTTGCTGCCTGCTGTGTCATCGAGAACGTAAAGGCTGGGAAGAAGGCCCTTCCCAAAACGGACTGGTGTTGCAGGGTGAGAAGCTGCCCCCTGACTTCATGCCAAAGCTCGTCAAGAATCTCCTAGGCGAGATGCCTCTGTGGGTCTGCCAGAGTTGCCGAAAGAGCATGGAGGAAGATGAAAGGCAGACAGGTCGAGAACATGCAGTGGCG ATCTCCTTGTCACACACATCCTGCAAATCACAGTCTTGTGGGGGTGACTCTCATTCCTCTTCGTCATCCTCTTCATCGTCCTCATCCTCGTCCTCCTCCTGCCATGGGAACTCAGGAGACTGGGATCCCAGCTCATTCCTGTCAGCACATAAGCTCTCAGGCCTCTGGAACTCCCCGCACTCCAGTGGGGCCGTGCCGGGCAGCTCACTCGGGAGTCCTCCTACCATCCCCG GTGAGGTTTTCTCCATCTCGGAGCACCACCGGCACTCAGACCTCACTGCTCCACCTAacagccccactggccaccacCCACAGCCAGTGTCACTGATCCCATCTCACCCCGGATCCTTTGGCTCACCACCCCACCCACACCTGCTGCCCCCTTCCCCAGCAGCACCTTTCCCTGCCCAGGCTTCAGAATGccctgttgctgctgctgctgcccccaacACCCCGGGGGCCTGTCAGAGCCCCCACCTGCCCTCCACCAGCATGTCACTCCTGAAGATGCCTCCGCCATTCTCGGGGTGCAGCCACCCCTGTAGTGGGCACTGCAGTGGGCATTGTGGCagtcctctcctcccaccaccgAGCTCTCAGCAGCTCCCTAGCACTCACAG GGACCCCGGGTGCAAGGGGCACAAGTTTACACACAGTGGCCTGGCTTGTCAACTGCCCCAGCCATGTGAGGCAGATGAGGGGCTGGGCGAGGAAGAGGACAGCAGCTCAGAGCGTAGCTCCTGCACCTCATCCTCCATCCACCAGAGAGATGGGAAGTTCTGTGACTGCTGCTACTGTGAGTTCTTCGGTCACAATGCG ccaccCGCCGCCCCGACGAGTCGGAATTATACCGAGATCCGAGAGAAGCTTCGCTCGAGGCTGACCAGGCGGAAAGAGGAGCTGCCCGTGAAGGGGGGCACCCTGGGCGGGATCCCTGGGGAGCCCGCCGTGGACCACCGAGATGTGGAGGAACTGCTGGAATTCATCAACAGCACGGAGCCCAAAGTCCCCAACAGCGCCAGGGCTGCCAAGCGGGCCCGGCACAAGCTGAAAAAGAAG GAAAAGGAGAAGGCCCAGTTGGCAGCAGAAGCGCTAAAGCAGGTGGATCGTAGTGTTTCTGGAAGCCAGGAGCCAAGGCCTGCCAGGGAGAGGCTCTTGGAGTGGCCTGACCGGGAGCTGGATCGGGTCAACAGCTTCCTGAGCAGCCGTCTGCAGGAGATCAAGAACACTGTCAAAGACTCCATCCGTGCCAGCTTCAGTGTGTGTGAGCTCAGCATGGACAGCAATGGCTTCTCTAAGGAGGGGGCTGCTCAGCCAGAGCCCCCGAAGCTACCCTCCTCAAACCTCAATGGCTCCTCAGAGCAACGGCCTGACATCAACCTTGACCTGTCCCCTTTGACTCTGGGCTCCCCTCAGAACCACACGTTACAAGCTCCAGGCGAGCCAGCCCCACCATGGGCAGAAATGAGAGTCCCTCACCCACCATGGACCGAGGTGAGGGGCCCCCCTCCTGGAATCATCCCTGAGAATGGGCTGGTGAGGAGACTCAACACGGTGCCCAACCTGTCCCGAGTGATCTGGGTCAAGACACCCAAGCCAGGCAACCCTAGCTCTGAGGAACCAAGCCCAAAGGAGGTCCCCAGTTTCAAGCAGGAGCTGCCTGAGCCTGTGGCCTCAGGTGGGAAGCCACGGAAGGGCAAGAGACAGGGCAGTCAGGCCAAGAAGAGTGAGGCGAGCCCAGCCCCTCAGTCCCCAGCCAGCCTCGAGGCTCCCAGTGCCAAGGGCCAGACCCCCAGCCCCAAACAGCCAGGCAAGGCCCCAGAGCCTCCCAAAGTGAGCAGCTgtgctgaggctggagaggggagcCAGGGGAGCTGGCCAGGCCCAGGTTGGGCTGGCAGCCCCAAAGCTGACAAGGAGAAGGGCAGCTCCTGGCGAAATTGGCCAGGTGAGGCCAAGGCACGGCCTCTGGAGCAGGAGTCTGTGCAGCCCCCAGGCCCAGCAAGGCCACAGAGCTTGCCACAGGGCAAGGGCCGGAGCCGCCGGAGCCGCAACAAGCAAGAGAAGTCGGCCTCCTCCTTGG ACGATGTGTTCCTGCCCAAGGACATGGATGGGGTGGAGATGGATGAGACTGACCGGGAGGTGGAGTACTTCAAGAG GTTCTGTTTGGATTCTGCAAAGCAAACTCGTCAGAAAGTTGCTGTAAACTGGACCAACTTCAGCCTCAAGAAAACCACTCCCAGCACAGCTCAGTGA
- the FAM193B gene encoding protein FAM193B isoform X5, with product MTRRRSRPSGGAGRRERARVAGPQKPQAPEPPPPPSLEAGAGAGLPEALAEPERDGPREEDEPKLAAGPQVPPTSSQSVQTCCLLCHRERKGWEEGPSQNGLVLQGEKLPPDFMPKLVKNLLGEMPLWVCQSCRKSMEEDERQTGREHAVAISLSHTSCKSQSCGGDSHSSSSSSSSSSSSSSSCHGNSGDWDPSSFLSAHKLSGLWNSPHSSGAVPGSSLGSPPTIPGEVFSISEHHRHSDLTAPPNSPTGHHPQPVSLIPSHPGSFGSPPHPHLLPPSPAAPFPAQASECPVAAAAAPNTPGACQSPHLPSTSMSLLKMPPPFSGCSHPCSGHCSGHCGSPLLPPPSSQQLPSTHSRDPGCKGHKFTHSGLACQLPQPCEADEGLGEEEDSSSERSSCTSSSIHQRDGKFCDCCYCEFFGHNAPPAAPTSRNYTEIREKLRSRLTRRKEELPVKGGTLGGIPGEPAVDHRDVEELLEFINSTEPKVPNSARAAKRARHKLKKKEKEKAQLAAEALKQVDRSVSGSQEPRPARERLLEWPDRELDRVNSFLSSRLQEIKNTVKDSIRASFSVCELSMDSNGFSKEGAAQPEPPKLPSSNLNGSSEQRPDINLDLSPLTLGSPQNHTLQAPGEPAPPWAEMRVPHPPWTEVRGPPPGIIPENGLVRRLNTVPNLSRVIWVKTPKPGNPSSEEPSPKEVPSFKQELPEPVASGGKPRKGKRQGSQAKKSEASPAPQSPASLEAPSAKGQTPSPKQPGKAPEPPKVSSCAEAGEGSQGSWPGPGWAGSPKADKEKGSSWRNWPGEAKARPLEQESVQPPGPARPQSLPQGKGRSRRSRNKQEKSASSLDDVFLPKDMDGVEMDETDREVEYFKRFCLDSAKQTRQKVAVNWTNFSLKKTTPSTAQ from the exons gttccccccacctccagccagtCTGTGCAGACTTGCTGCCTGCTGTGTCATCGAGAACGTAAAGGCTGGGAAGAAGGCCCTTCCCAAAACGGACTGGTGTTGCAGGGTGAGAAGCTGCCCCCTGACTTCATGCCAAAGCTCGTCAAGAATCTCCTAGGCGAGATGCCTCTGTGGGTCTGCCAGAGTTGCCGAAAGAGCATGGAGGAAGATGAAAGGCAGACAGGTCGAGAACATGCAGTGGCG ATCTCCTTGTCACACACATCCTGCAAATCACAGTCTTGTGGGGGTGACTCTCATTCCTCTTCGTCATCCTCTTCATCGTCCTCATCCTCGTCCTCCTCCTGCCATGGGAACTCAGGAGACTGGGATCCCAGCTCATTCCTGTCAGCACATAAGCTCTCAGGCCTCTGGAACTCCCCGCACTCCAGTGGGGCCGTGCCGGGCAGCTCACTCGGGAGTCCTCCTACCATCCCCG GTGAGGTTTTCTCCATCTCGGAGCACCACCGGCACTCAGACCTCACTGCTCCACCTAacagccccactggccaccacCCACAGCCAGTGTCACTGATCCCATCTCACCCCGGATCCTTTGGCTCACCACCCCACCCACACCTGCTGCCCCCTTCCCCAGCAGCACCTTTCCCTGCCCAGGCTTCAGAATGccctgttgctgctgctgctgcccccaacACCCCGGGGGCCTGTCAGAGCCCCCACCTGCCCTCCACCAGCATGTCACTCCTGAAGATGCCTCCGCCATTCTCGGGGTGCAGCCACCCCTGTAGTGGGCACTGCAGTGGGCATTGTGGCagtcctctcctcccaccaccgAGCTCTCAGCAGCTCCCTAGCACTCACAG CAGGGACCCCGGGTGCAAGGGGCACAAGTTTACACACAGTGGCCTGGCTTGTCAACTGCCCCAGCCATGTGAGGCAGATGAGGGGCTGGGCGAGGAAGAGGACAGCAGCTCAGAGCGTAGCTCCTGCACCTCATCCTCCATCCACCAGAGAGATGGGAAGTTCTGTGACTGCTGCTACTGTGAGTTCTTCGGTCACAATGCG ccaccCGCCGCCCCGACGAGTCGGAATTATACCGAGATCCGAGAGAAGCTTCGCTCGAGGCTGACCAGGCGGAAAGAGGAGCTGCCCGTGAAGGGGGGCACCCTGGGCGGGATCCCTGGGGAGCCCGCCGTGGACCACCGAGATGTGGAGGAACTGCTGGAATTCATCAACAGCACGGAGCCCAAAGTCCCCAACAGCGCCAGGGCTGCCAAGCGGGCCCGGCACAAGCTGAAAAAGAAG GAAAAGGAGAAGGCCCAGTTGGCAGCAGAAGCGCTAAAGCAGGTGGATCGTAGTGTTTCTGGAAGCCAGGAGCCAAGGCCTGCCAGGGAGAGGCTCTTGGAGTGGCCTGACCGGGAGCTGGATCGGGTCAACAGCTTCCTGAGCAGCCGTCTGCAGGAGATCAAGAACACTGTCAAAGACTCCATCCGTGCCAGCTTCAGTGTGTGTGAGCTCAGCATGGACAGCAATGGCTTCTCTAAGGAGGGGGCTGCTCAGCCAGAGCCCCCGAAGCTACCCTCCTCAAACCTCAATGGCTCCTCAGAGCAACGGCCTGACATCAACCTTGACCTGTCCCCTTTGACTCTGGGCTCCCCTCAGAACCACACGTTACAAGCTCCAGGCGAGCCAGCCCCACCATGGGCAGAAATGAGAGTCCCTCACCCACCATGGACCGAGGTGAGGGGCCCCCCTCCTGGAATCATCCCTGAGAATGGGCTGGTGAGGAGACTCAACACGGTGCCCAACCTGTCCCGAGTGATCTGGGTCAAGACACCCAAGCCAGGCAACCCTAGCTCTGAGGAACCAAGCCCAAAGGAGGTCCCCAGTTTCAAGCAGGAGCTGCCTGAGCCTGTGGCCTCAGGTGGGAAGCCACGGAAGGGCAAGAGACAGGGCAGTCAGGCCAAGAAGAGTGAGGCGAGCCCAGCCCCTCAGTCCCCAGCCAGCCTCGAGGCTCCCAGTGCCAAGGGCCAGACCCCCAGCCCCAAACAGCCAGGCAAGGCCCCAGAGCCTCCCAAAGTGAGCAGCTgtgctgaggctggagaggggagcCAGGGGAGCTGGCCAGGCCCAGGTTGGGCTGGCAGCCCCAAAGCTGACAAGGAGAAGGGCAGCTCCTGGCGAAATTGGCCAGGTGAGGCCAAGGCACGGCCTCTGGAGCAGGAGTCTGTGCAGCCCCCAGGCCCAGCAAGGCCACAGAGCTTGCCACAGGGCAAGGGCCGGAGCCGCCGGAGCCGCAACAAGCAAGAGAAGTCGGCCTCCTCCTTGG ACGATGTGTTCCTGCCCAAGGACATGGATGGGGTGGAGATGGATGAGACTGACCGGGAGGTGGAGTACTTCAAGAG GTTCTGTTTGGATTCTGCAAAGCAAACTCGTCAGAAAGTTGCTGTAAACTGGACCAACTTCAGCCTCAAGAAAACCACTCCCAGCACAGCTCAGTGA
- the FAM193B gene encoding protein FAM193B isoform X8: MRLALQTLHRAAGDSGRLVQPEGMALDSLLVESLELCMFPPPPASLCRLAACCVIENVKAGKKALPKTDWCCRISLSHTSCKSQSCGGDSHSSSSSSSSSSSSSSSCHGNSGDWDPSSFLSAHKLSGLWNSPHSSGAVPGSSLGSPPTIPGEVFSISEHHRHSDLTAPPNSPTGHHPQPVSLIPSHPGSFGSPPHPHLLPPSPAAPFPAQASECPVAAAAAPNTPGACQSPHLPSTSMSLLKMPPPFSGCSHPCSGHCSGHCGSPLLPPPSSQQLPSTHSRDPGCKGHKFTHSGLACQLPQPCEADEGLGEEEDSSSERSSCTSSSIHQRDGKFCDCCYCEFFGHNAPPAAPTSRNYTEIREKLRSRLTRRKEELPVKGGTLGGIPGEPAVDHRDVEELLEFINSTEPKVPNSARAAKRARHKLKKKEKEKAQLAAEALKQVDRSVSGSQEPRPARERLLEWPDRELDRVNSFLSSRLQEIKNTVKDSIRASFSVCELSMDSNGFSKEGAAQPEPPKLPSSNLNGSSEQRPDINLDLSPLTLGSPQNHTLQAPGEPAPPWAEMRVPHPPWTEVRGPPPGIIPENGLVRRLNTVPNLSRVIWVKTPKPGNPSSEEPSPKEVPSFKQELPEPVASGGKPRKGKRQGSQAKKSEASPAPQSPASLEAPSAKGQTPSPKQPGKAPEPPKVSSCAEAGEGSQGSWPGPGWAGSPKADKEKGSSWRNWPGEAKARPLEQESVQPPGPARPQSLPQGKGRSRRSRNKQEKSASSLDDVFLPKDMDGVEMDETDREVEYFKRFCLDSAKQTRQKVAVNWTNFSLKKTTPSTAQ, from the exons gttccccccacctccagccagtCTGTGCAGACTTGCTGCCTGCTGTGTCATCGAGAACGTAAAGGCTGGGAAGAAGGCCCTTCCCAAAACGGACTGGTGTTGCAGG ATCTCCTTGTCACACACATCCTGCAAATCACAGTCTTGTGGGGGTGACTCTCATTCCTCTTCGTCATCCTCTTCATCGTCCTCATCCTCGTCCTCCTCCTGCCATGGGAACTCAGGAGACTGGGATCCCAGCTCATTCCTGTCAGCACATAAGCTCTCAGGCCTCTGGAACTCCCCGCACTCCAGTGGGGCCGTGCCGGGCAGCTCACTCGGGAGTCCTCCTACCATCCCCG GTGAGGTTTTCTCCATCTCGGAGCACCACCGGCACTCAGACCTCACTGCTCCACCTAacagccccactggccaccacCCACAGCCAGTGTCACTGATCCCATCTCACCCCGGATCCTTTGGCTCACCACCCCACCCACACCTGCTGCCCCCTTCCCCAGCAGCACCTTTCCCTGCCCAGGCTTCAGAATGccctgttgctgctgctgctgcccccaacACCCCGGGGGCCTGTCAGAGCCCCCACCTGCCCTCCACCAGCATGTCACTCCTGAAGATGCCTCCGCCATTCTCGGGGTGCAGCCACCCCTGTAGTGGGCACTGCAGTGGGCATTGTGGCagtcctctcctcccaccaccgAGCTCTCAGCAGCTCCCTAGCACTCACAG CAGGGACCCCGGGTGCAAGGGGCACAAGTTTACACACAGTGGCCTGGCTTGTCAACTGCCCCAGCCATGTGAGGCAGATGAGGGGCTGGGCGAGGAAGAGGACAGCAGCTCAGAGCGTAGCTCCTGCACCTCATCCTCCATCCACCAGAGAGATGGGAAGTTCTGTGACTGCTGCTACTGTGAGTTCTTCGGTCACAATGCG ccaccCGCCGCCCCGACGAGTCGGAATTATACCGAGATCCGAGAGAAGCTTCGCTCGAGGCTGACCAGGCGGAAAGAGGAGCTGCCCGTGAAGGGGGGCACCCTGGGCGGGATCCCTGGGGAGCCCGCCGTGGACCACCGAGATGTGGAGGAACTGCTGGAATTCATCAACAGCACGGAGCCCAAAGTCCCCAACAGCGCCAGGGCTGCCAAGCGGGCCCGGCACAAGCTGAAAAAGAAG GAAAAGGAGAAGGCCCAGTTGGCAGCAGAAGCGCTAAAGCAGGTGGATCGTAGTGTTTCTGGAAGCCAGGAGCCAAGGCCTGCCAGGGAGAGGCTCTTGGAGTGGCCTGACCGGGAGCTGGATCGGGTCAACAGCTTCCTGAGCAGCCGTCTGCAGGAGATCAAGAACACTGTCAAAGACTCCATCCGTGCCAGCTTCAGTGTGTGTGAGCTCAGCATGGACAGCAATGGCTTCTCTAAGGAGGGGGCTGCTCAGCCAGAGCCCCCGAAGCTACCCTCCTCAAACCTCAATGGCTCCTCAGAGCAACGGCCTGACATCAACCTTGACCTGTCCCCTTTGACTCTGGGCTCCCCTCAGAACCACACGTTACAAGCTCCAGGCGAGCCAGCCCCACCATGGGCAGAAATGAGAGTCCCTCACCCACCATGGACCGAGGTGAGGGGCCCCCCTCCTGGAATCATCCCTGAGAATGGGCTGGTGAGGAGACTCAACACGGTGCCCAACCTGTCCCGAGTGATCTGGGTCAAGACACCCAAGCCAGGCAACCCTAGCTCTGAGGAACCAAGCCCAAAGGAGGTCCCCAGTTTCAAGCAGGAGCTGCCTGAGCCTGTGGCCTCAGGTGGGAAGCCACGGAAGGGCAAGAGACAGGGCAGTCAGGCCAAGAAGAGTGAGGCGAGCCCAGCCCCTCAGTCCCCAGCCAGCCTCGAGGCTCCCAGTGCCAAGGGCCAGACCCCCAGCCCCAAACAGCCAGGCAAGGCCCCAGAGCCTCCCAAAGTGAGCAGCTgtgctgaggctggagaggggagcCAGGGGAGCTGGCCAGGCCCAGGTTGGGCTGGCAGCCCCAAAGCTGACAAGGAGAAGGGCAGCTCCTGGCGAAATTGGCCAGGTGAGGCCAAGGCACGGCCTCTGGAGCAGGAGTCTGTGCAGCCCCCAGGCCCAGCAAGGCCACAGAGCTTGCCACAGGGCAAGGGCCGGAGCCGCCGGAGCCGCAACAAGCAAGAGAAGTCGGCCTCCTCCTTGG ACGATGTGTTCCTGCCCAAGGACATGGATGGGGTGGAGATGGATGAGACTGACCGGGAGGTGGAGTACTTCAAGAG GTTCTGTTTGGATTCTGCAAAGCAAACTCGTCAGAAAGTTGCTGTAAACTGGACCAACTTCAGCCTCAAGAAAACCACTCCCAGCACAGCTCAGTGA
- the FAM193B gene encoding protein FAM193B isoform X2, with product MTRRRSRPSGGAGRRERARVAGPQKPQAPEPPPPPSLEAGAGAGLPEALAEPERDGPREEDEPKLAAGPQVPPTSSQSVQTCCLLCHRERKGWEEGPSQNGLVLQGEKLPPDFMPKLVKNLLGEMPLWVCQSCRKSMEEDERQTGREHAVAISLSHTSCKSQSCGGDSHSSSSSSSSSSSSSSSCHGNSGDWDPSSFLSAHKLSGLWNSPHSSGAVPGSSLGSPPTIPGEVFSISEHHRHSDLTAPPNSPTGHHPQPVSLIPSHPGSFGSPPHPHLLPPSPAAPFPAQASECPVAAAAAPNTPGACQSPHLPSTSMSLLKMPPPFSGCSHPCSGHCSGHCGSPLLPPPSSQQLPSTHRDPGCKGHKFTHSGLACQLPQPCEADEGLGEEEDSSSERSSCTSSSIHQRDGKFCDCCYCEFFGHNAPPAAPTSRNYTEIREKLRSRLTRRKEELPVKGGTLGGIPGEPAVDHRDVEELLEFINSTEPKVPNSARAAKRARHKLKKKEKEKAQLAAEALKQVDRSVSGSQEPRPARERLLEWPDRELDRVNSFLSSRLQEIKNTVKDSIRASFSVCELSMDSNGFSKEGAAQPEPPKLPSSNLNGSSEQRPDINLDLSPLTLGSPQNHTLQAPGEPAPPWAEMRVPHPPWTEVRGPPPGIIPENGLVRRLNTVPNLSRVIWVKTPKPGNPSSEEPSPKEVPSFKQELPEPVASGGKPRKGKRQGSQAKKSEASPAPQSPASLEAPSAKGQTPSPKQPGKAPEPPKVSSCAEAGEGSQGSWPGPGWAGSPKADKEKGSSWRNWPGEAKARPLEQESVQPPGPARPQSLPQGKGRSRRSRNKQEKSASSLDDVFLPKDMDGVEMDETDREVEYFKSPCCVEHLEGVLRSRLPPEGLQFLPPHPHPPAQDPPCSPPPWTNQKLNGCRAMLGPLRTLCRAASWCYAASTLRAWGLGWPVGRGLLVLLAQHCSLCVWFFVFVFQFFTFDTVKIFRAER from the exons gttccccccacctccagccagtCTGTGCAGACTTGCTGCCTGCTGTGTCATCGAGAACGTAAAGGCTGGGAAGAAGGCCCTTCCCAAAACGGACTGGTGTTGCAGGGTGAGAAGCTGCCCCCTGACTTCATGCCAAAGCTCGTCAAGAATCTCCTAGGCGAGATGCCTCTGTGGGTCTGCCAGAGTTGCCGAAAGAGCATGGAGGAAGATGAAAGGCAGACAGGTCGAGAACATGCAGTGGCG ATCTCCTTGTCACACACATCCTGCAAATCACAGTCTTGTGGGGGTGACTCTCATTCCTCTTCGTCATCCTCTTCATCGTCCTCATCCTCGTCCTCCTCCTGCCATGGGAACTCAGGAGACTGGGATCCCAGCTCATTCCTGTCAGCACATAAGCTCTCAGGCCTCTGGAACTCCCCGCACTCCAGTGGGGCCGTGCCGGGCAGCTCACTCGGGAGTCCTCCTACCATCCCCG GTGAGGTTTTCTCCATCTCGGAGCACCACCGGCACTCAGACCTCACTGCTCCACCTAacagccccactggccaccacCCACAGCCAGTGTCACTGATCCCATCTCACCCCGGATCCTTTGGCTCACCACCCCACCCACACCTGCTGCCCCCTTCCCCAGCAGCACCTTTCCCTGCCCAGGCTTCAGAATGccctgttgctgctgctgctgcccccaacACCCCGGGGGCCTGTCAGAGCCCCCACCTGCCCTCCACCAGCATGTCACTCCTGAAGATGCCTCCGCCATTCTCGGGGTGCAGCCACCCCTGTAGTGGGCACTGCAGTGGGCATTGTGGCagtcctctcctcccaccaccgAGCTCTCAGCAGCTCCCTAGCACTCACAG GGACCCCGGGTGCAAGGGGCACAAGTTTACACACAGTGGCCTGGCTTGTCAACTGCCCCAGCCATGTGAGGCAGATGAGGGGCTGGGCGAGGAAGAGGACAGCAGCTCAGAGCGTAGCTCCTGCACCTCATCCTCCATCCACCAGAGAGATGGGAAGTTCTGTGACTGCTGCTACTGTGAGTTCTTCGGTCACAATGCG ccaccCGCCGCCCCGACGAGTCGGAATTATACCGAGATCCGAGAGAAGCTTCGCTCGAGGCTGACCAGGCGGAAAGAGGAGCTGCCCGTGAAGGGGGGCACCCTGGGCGGGATCCCTGGGGAGCCCGCCGTGGACCACCGAGATGTGGAGGAACTGCTGGAATTCATCAACAGCACGGAGCCCAAAGTCCCCAACAGCGCCAGGGCTGCCAAGCGGGCCCGGCACAAGCTGAAAAAGAAG GAAAAGGAGAAGGCCCAGTTGGCAGCAGAAGCGCTAAAGCAGGTGGATCGTAGTGTTTCTGGAAGCCAGGAGCCAAGGCCTGCCAGGGAGAGGCTCTTGGAGTGGCCTGACCGGGAGCTGGATCGGGTCAACAGCTTCCTGAGCAGCCGTCTGCAGGAGATCAAGAACACTGTCAAAGACTCCATCCGTGCCAGCTTCAGTGTGTGTGAGCTCAGCATGGACAGCAATGGCTTCTCTAAGGAGGGGGCTGCTCAGCCAGAGCCCCCGAAGCTACCCTCCTCAAACCTCAATGGCTCCTCAGAGCAACGGCCTGACATCAACCTTGACCTGTCCCCTTTGACTCTGGGCTCCCCTCAGAACCACACGTTACAAGCTCCAGGCGAGCCAGCCCCACCATGGGCAGAAATGAGAGTCCCTCACCCACCATGGACCGAGGTGAGGGGCCCCCCTCCTGGAATCATCCCTGAGAATGGGCTGGTGAGGAGACTCAACACGGTGCCCAACCTGTCCCGAGTGATCTGGGTCAAGACACCCAAGCCAGGCAACCCTAGCTCTGAGGAACCAAGCCCAAAGGAGGTCCCCAGTTTCAAGCAGGAGCTGCCTGAGCCTGTGGCCTCAGGTGGGAAGCCACGGAAGGGCAAGAGACAGGGCAGTCAGGCCAAGAAGAGTGAGGCGAGCCCAGCCCCTCAGTCCCCAGCCAGCCTCGAGGCTCCCAGTGCCAAGGGCCAGACCCCCAGCCCCAAACAGCCAGGCAAGGCCCCAGAGCCTCCCAAAGTGAGCAGCTgtgctgaggctggagaggggagcCAGGGGAGCTGGCCAGGCCCAGGTTGGGCTGGCAGCCCCAAAGCTGACAAGGAGAAGGGCAGCTCCTGGCGAAATTGGCCAGGTGAGGCCAAGGCACGGCCTCTGGAGCAGGAGTCTGTGCAGCCCCCAGGCCCAGCAAGGCCACAGAGCTTGCCACAGGGCAAGGGCCGGAGCCGCCGGAGCCGCAACAAGCAAGAGAAGTCGGCCTCCTCCTTGG ACGATGTGTTCCTGCCCAAGGACATGGATGGGGTGGAGATGGATGAGACTGACCGGGAGGTGGAGTACTTCAAGAG CCCCTGCTGCGTCGAGCATCTTGAGGGTGTCCTGCGGTCCCGACTGCCCCCTGAAGGTCTGCAGTTTCTTCCTCCACATCCCCACCCGCCTGCCCAAGATCCGCCCTGCTCCCCACCACCCTGGACCAACCAAAAGCTGAATGGATGCCGTGCCATGCTGGGGCCCCTCAGGACCCTGTGCAGAGCCGCCTCCTGGTGCTACGCAGCCTCCACACTcagagcctgggggctgggctggcctgtgGGCCGGGGGCTGTTGGTACTGCTGGCCCAACACTGCTCtctttgtgtttggttttttgtttttgtttttcaattctttaCTTTTGATACTGTGAAGATCTTTCGTGCCGAAAGATAA